A genomic region of Paenibacillus sp. PL2-23 contains the following coding sequences:
- the gyrB gene encoding DNA topoisomerase (ATP-hydrolyzing) subunit B: MSLEQHTYDESQIQVLEGLEAVRKRPGMYIGSTSGKGLHHLVWEVVDNSIDEALAGYCNKIDVIVHENNSITVIDNGRGIPVGMNAKLQKSTLEVVMTVLHAGGKFGGEGYKVSGGLHGVGVSVVNALSEYVIVQVQREGHIYQQEYRRGAPQYDIRIVGESAQTGTKVTFLPDPEIFTDTTVYDYETLQSRIRELAFLNKGIEITLSDERTGVSNSFKYEGGINEFVTFLNRNREVLHETPIYVEGSKDHIQVEVSLQYNDSYTENIYSFANNINTHEGGTHESGFKSALTRIINDYARKMNLIKDNDSNFSGDDVREGLTAIISVKIPEPQFEGQTKTKLGNSEVRGIVESFFAEKFQEFLEENPSVSRKIVDKGLQAARAREAARKARELTRRKSALEVGSLPGKLADCSSKDASISELYIVEGDSAGGSAKQGRDRHFQAILPLRGKILNVEKARLDRILGNAEIRAIITALGTGISDDFDIAKARYHKIIIMTDADVDGAHIRTLLLTFFYRYMREIIEAGFVYIAQPPLFKIERNKVVRYALTEKERDAVIAEFGEGAKINIQRYKGLGEMDATQLWETTMDPESRSMLQVSIQDAIEADTIFDTLMGDNVEPRREFIQKYAKYVTNLDI, from the coding sequence ATGTCTTTGGAACAGCATACGTATGACGAGAGTCAGATACAGGTCCTGGAGGGGCTGGAGGCCGTACGCAAACGCCCTGGTATGTATATTGGCTCTACCAGCGGCAAAGGTCTGCACCATCTGGTATGGGAAGTTGTCGATAATAGTATTGACGAAGCTCTCGCCGGTTATTGCAACAAGATTGACGTCATCGTTCACGAGAACAATAGCATTACCGTCATCGACAACGGGCGCGGCATTCCGGTCGGCATGAACGCGAAGCTGCAGAAGTCGACGCTCGAGGTCGTCATGACCGTCCTGCATGCGGGCGGCAAGTTCGGCGGCGAGGGCTACAAGGTGTCCGGCGGCCTCCACGGCGTTGGCGTATCCGTCGTGAACGCCCTGTCTGAATATGTAATCGTTCAGGTGCAGCGCGAGGGACATATCTATCAGCAGGAGTATCGCAGAGGCGCTCCGCAATACGATATTCGAATCGTGGGAGAATCGGCGCAGACGGGAACGAAGGTCACCTTCCTGCCGGACCCGGAGATTTTCACCGACACGACCGTCTATGATTACGAGACGCTGCAATCGCGTATTCGCGAGCTGGCGTTTTTGAATAAAGGCATCGAGATCACCCTTTCGGACGAACGGACAGGCGTGTCCAATTCGTTCAAGTACGAGGGCGGCATCAACGAGTTCGTGACGTTCCTGAACCGGAACCGCGAGGTGCTCCATGAAACGCCGATTTACGTCGAGGGCTCGAAGGACCACATTCAGGTGGAGGTGTCGCTGCAGTACAATGACAGCTACACGGAGAATATCTATTCCTTCGCCAACAACATTAACACGCACGAGGGCGGCACGCATGAATCGGGCTTCAAGAGTGCGCTGACACGTATTATTAACGACTACGCGCGCAAGATGAATCTGATCAAGGACAACGATTCCAACTTCTCCGGCGATGATGTTCGCGAAGGCTTGACAGCCATCATCTCGGTCAAAATTCCGGAGCCGCAGTTCGAAGGCCAGACGAAGACCAAGCTCGGCAACAGCGAGGTACGCGGCATCGTGGAATCGTTTTTCGCGGAGAAGTTCCAGGAGTTTCTGGAGGAGAATCCAAGCGTATCGCGCAAAATCGTGGACAAAGGCTTGCAAGCCGCGCGGGCGCGCGAGGCCGCGCGCAAGGCACGCGAGCTGACACGCCGCAAGAGTGCGCTTGAGGTCGGCTCCTTGCCGGGCAAGCTGGCGGACTGCTCCTCCAAGGACGCCTCCATCAGCGAGCTGTACATCGTCGAAGGCGACTCCGCCGGCGGCTCAGCCAAGCAGGGCCGTGATCGCCATTTCCAAGCGATCCTGCCGCTCCGCGGCAAAATATTGAACGTGGAGAAAGCCCGTCTGGATCGCATTCTGGGCAACGCCGAGATTCGCGCTATTATTACGGCGCTCGGTACGGGCATCAGCGACGACTTCGACATTGCGAAGGCGCGCTACCACAAGATTATTATTATGACGGATGCCGACGTTGACGGCGCGCATATTCGCACGCTGCTGCTGACGTTCTTCTATCGCTATATGCGAGAGATTATCGAAGCGGGCTTCGTATATATCGCTCAGCCGCCGCTCTTCAAGATTGAACGGAACAAGGTTGTGCGCTATGCGCTCACGGAGAAGGAGCGAGACGCGGTTATCGCCGAATTCGGCGAAGGCGCCAAAATCAACATTCAGCGTTACAAAGGCCTCGGAGAGATGGACGCCACCCAGCTGTGGGAGACGACCATGGATCCGGAGAGCCGCTCCATGCTGCAGGTTTCCATTCAGGACGCGATTGAAGCGGATACGATCTTCGATACGCTGATGGGCGACAATGTTGAGCCGCGCCGTGAATTCATCCAGAAATACGCCAAATATGTAACGAATCTTGATATTTAA
- the dnaN gene encoding DNA polymerase III subunit beta: MKLTISKNELNEAIQHVAKAASSRPAIPILGGIKIDVNHQYVTLTASDTDISIQSFITVEQGDLIIATVDKPGSVVLPSKFFAEIVKKLPSDQVVIEVSASFQTTIRSGSTEIQMVGLDPEEFPILPDVEQKDVLQVPGDLIKSMIKQTIMAASTSEQTPILTGVLWNLHEGELKFVATDRHRLASRRTNVNADSSYHFSNVVISAKTLSELSRLIPDQNTLVDIVVAENQVLFKVDHILFYTRILDGTYPDTSKIIPQQFETELVLDTKLVMDAIDRAYLMSREEKTNIVRLVAFEDGTIEISSSSTELGRVTEQLEAISMKGEPLRISFNSKYMLDVLKVIDSERLFFGFTGAMRPIIISPEDHDYSLYVILPYRTTG, translated from the coding sequence ATGAAACTGACGATTTCCAAAAACGAGCTGAACGAAGCGATTCAACACGTCGCGAAAGCGGCCTCCTCCAGACCCGCCATTCCGATTCTCGGAGGCATCAAGATTGATGTTAACCACCAATATGTAACCTTGACCGCAAGTGATACAGATATATCTATTCAAAGCTTTATCACCGTAGAACAAGGAGATCTCATTATCGCCACGGTAGATAAGCCTGGAAGCGTGGTGCTGCCATCCAAATTTTTTGCAGAGATCGTCAAGAAGCTGCCTTCCGACCAGGTTGTTATCGAGGTGAGCGCCAGCTTCCAGACGACGATCCGCTCAGGCTCCACGGAAATTCAGATGGTGGGACTGGATCCCGAGGAATTCCCGATTCTGCCCGACGTTGAACAGAAGGATGTGCTGCAGGTTCCCGGCGATCTGATCAAATCCATGATCAAACAGACGATTATGGCCGCATCCACAAGCGAGCAGACGCCTATACTGACCGGCGTTCTCTGGAATCTTCATGAGGGAGAGCTGAAATTCGTGGCGACGGACCGCCATCGCCTCGCCAGCCGCAGAACCAATGTCAATGCGGACAGCTCTTATCACTTCAGCAATGTCGTCATATCCGCCAAGACCTTAAGCGAGCTGTCCCGCCTCATTCCGGATCAGAATACGCTGGTGGATATCGTCGTGGCCGAGAACCAGGTCCTCTTCAAGGTGGATCATATCTTGTTCTACACGCGGATTCTGGATGGCACTTACCCGGATACGTCCAAAATCATTCCACAGCAATTCGAGACGGAGCTCGTTCTCGATACCAAGCTGGTCATGGACGCGATCGACCGCGCTTACCTTATGTCGCGTGAGGAGAAGACCAATATCGTCCGGTTGGTCGCCTTCGAGGATGGCACAATCGAAATATCCTCCAGCTCCACGGAGCTGGGCCGAGTGACAGAGCAGCTGGAGGCCATCAGCATGAAGGGCGAACCGCTGCGCATCTCGTTCAACTCGAAATACATGCTTGACGTCTTGAAGGTTATCGACAGCGAACGGCTGTTCTTCGGTTTCACAGGAGCCATGAGACCCATTATTATTTCACCTGAGGATCACGATTACAGCTTGTATGTCATTCTGCCATATCGTACAACGGGCTAG
- the recF gene encoding DNA replication/repair protein RecF, whose product MFLHRIELHNYRNYGELSLATPNKVNVFLGPNAQGKTNLLEAIFVLALSKSHRTSKDKELIGWQGDSARISGEVSKRYGNATLDLLFSSQGKKAKINGLEQRKLSDFIGSVNVVMFAPEDLEIVKGSPGVRRRFLDMEIGQVQPGYLHTLTQYGKVLQQRNNYLKSASPGGMNHAMLDVWNMQLAEFGVKIMKKRKHFIHKLQVFAENIHSGITNGSEQLTIEYRPSFDTDALQDESVLFDQFMIKLTKVKDQEIRRGVTLVGPHRDDLAFFINGKEAQVFGSQGQQRTTALSLKLAEIELIREEIGEYPLLLLDDVLSELDQNRQTQLIETFQSKVQTFITTTGLESVNMSKLQDAGIYYVREGKVTV is encoded by the coding sequence TTGTTCTTACATCGCATTGAATTGCATAACTACCGCAATTACGGAGAGCTCTCGCTCGCAACGCCGAACAAGGTGAACGTCTTCCTGGGGCCGAACGCCCAGGGGAAGACGAATTTGCTGGAAGCGATATTCGTCCTTGCGCTATCCAAGTCGCATCGCACCTCCAAGGATAAGGAGCTGATCGGCTGGCAGGGCGATTCCGCCCGCATCTCGGGTGAGGTGAGCAAGCGTTACGGCAACGCCACGCTGGATCTGCTGTTCTCCTCCCAAGGCAAAAAAGCGAAGATCAATGGGCTGGAGCAGCGCAAGCTGAGCGATTTCATAGGCTCGGTGAACGTCGTCATGTTCGCGCCCGAAGACTTGGAGATCGTCAAAGGCTCGCCGGGCGTACGAAGAAGATTTCTCGATATGGAAATCGGACAGGTGCAGCCCGGCTATTTGCATACGCTCACGCAGTACGGCAAAGTGCTGCAGCAGCGGAATAATTACTTGAAGTCCGCCTCGCCCGGGGGCATGAATCATGCGATGCTGGACGTATGGAATATGCAGCTGGCAGAGTTTGGTGTTAAAATCATGAAAAAAAGGAAACACTTTATACATAAATTGCAAGTGTTCGCGGAGAACATCCATTCCGGCATCACTAACGGCTCGGAGCAGCTGACGATCGAATACCGTCCCTCCTTCGACACGGACGCGCTGCAAGATGAATCTGTTTTATTTGATCAATTTATGATAAAGTTAACAAAGGTGAAAGATCAGGAGATTCGGAGAGGAGTCACGCTTGTGGGGCCTCATCGCGATGATCTGGCGTTCTTCATTAACGGCAAGGAAGCGCAAGTGTTCGGATCGCAAGGGCAGCAGCGCACAACGGCGCTGTCGCTGAAGCTGGCGGAGATTGAGCTGATCCGAGAAGAGATCGGCGAATATCCGCTGCTGCTGCTTGACGATGTTCTGTCCGAGTTGGATCAGAACCGGCAGACGCAGCTGATAGAAACCTTTCAGAGCAAAGTGCAAACGTTTATTACAACCACCGGCCTGGAGAGCGTCAACATGAGCAAGCTCCAAGACGCCGGTATCTATTATGTGCGGGAAGGCAAAGTGACGGTCTAA
- the rnpA gene encoding ribonuclease P protein component has translation MRRALRLRNRDDFNRIYRGGKSFANGQFVVYWSKQKAAEPFRLGVSASKKIGNAVMRNRMRRMVKEIVRHMEDRVLPRTDFILIVRKPATAMSYKELEKSIHHVLKKAGLLKER, from the coding sequence ATGCGCAGAGCACTGCGTCTTCGAAATCGCGATGATTTCAATCGGATCTATAGAGGCGGCAAGTCGTTCGCAAACGGTCAATTTGTAGTATATTGGTCGAAGCAGAAGGCTGCTGAGCCGTTCCGTCTGGGCGTATCCGCCAGCAAGAAGATCGGGAATGCCGTTATGCGCAACCGAATGAGGCGGATGGTGAAGGAGATTGTTCGACATATGGAGGATCGGGTGCTGCCTCGCACAGACTTCATTCTAATAGTAAGAAAGCCGGCAACGGCAATGTCCTACAAGGAGCTGGAGAAGAGCATTCATCACGTGCTCAAGAAAGCCGGTCTGCTGAAGGAAAGATAA
- the yaaA gene encoding S4 domain-containing protein YaaA has translation MKEIAIRTEYIELGKFLKLADCISTGGQAKFFVQETIIHINGDVDNRRGRKLYVGDRVEVEGFGAFVVTAEK, from the coding sequence ATGAAGGAAATCGCCATTCGAACGGAATATATTGAGCTCGGCAAGTTTCTGAAGCTGGCGGACTGCATATCCACAGGTGGACAAGCCAAATTTTTTGTCCAGGAAACGATTATCCACATCAACGGCGATGTGGACAATCGCCGAGGCCGGAAGCTGTACGTGGGAGATCGCGTCGAAGTAGAGGGCTTTGGGGCGTTTGTTGTCACAGCCGAGAAGTGA
- a CDS encoding YheC/YheD family protein, which produces MRKRGEWTLAIRRVKSKWAKTKVLLRSRDVRPYIPLTKRYSREALRALLEQFGMVYVKPVNGMYGDGVIRVEKRRETSSYHYQIQKTGHDVPSFDELCQELQRHIQGKSYLVQRGIHLLKHQKRRFDLRVMIQLNPRNRWETTGIIGRLAHPRNVVTNYHSGGKMVAFEKLMSGHLSAAELSAYRQKLEKLGEAIGNQLSAAYPGIKELGADIAIDTQLHPWVLEVNTKPHPYIFNKLSDKTMHRKIMRYFKAYGGGRKKRA; this is translated from the coding sequence ATGAGGAAGCGAGGTGAATGGACATTGGCCATCAGGCGAGTAAAAAGCAAATGGGCCAAAACGAAGGTGCTTCTTCGTTCTCGGGATGTGCGCCCCTATATTCCGTTAACGAAGCGATACAGCCGCGAAGCGCTGCGCGCCCTGCTGGAGCAATTCGGCATGGTGTATGTGAAGCCCGTGAACGGCATGTATGGAGACGGTGTGATTCGTGTCGAGAAGCGGAGGGAAACCTCGAGCTATCACTATCAAATACAGAAGACGGGACATGATGTCCCTTCCTTCGACGAGCTCTGCCAAGAGCTGCAGCGACATATTCAGGGTAAGAGCTACCTGGTACAACGAGGCATACACCTGCTGAAGCATCAAAAAAGAAGATTCGATCTGCGCGTCATGATTCAGCTGAATCCCCGCAATCGCTGGGAGACGACCGGCATCATCGGCCGGCTTGCCCATCCCCGCAATGTCGTCACGAACTATCACAGCGGAGGAAAGATGGTGGCTTTCGAGAAGCTGATGTCCGGGCATCTGTCAGCAGCGGAATTATCCGCATATCGCCAGAAGCTGGAGAAGCTCGGCGAGGCCATTGGCAATCAATTGAGTGCGGCTTATCCCGGGATCAAGGAGCTCGGCGCGGACATTGCGATCGATACCCAATTGCATCCATGGGTGCTTGAGGTGAATACGAAGCCGCATCCTTATATTTTCAACAAACTGTCCGACAAAACGATGCACCGCAAAATTATGCGATACTTCAAGGCCTACGGAGGCGGCAGGAAGAAGCGTGCCTAA
- the remB gene encoding extracellular matrix regulator RemB, whose protein sequence is MYIHLGGEKIIRAAELVAIFDISIEQSSKLSKQFVAGARGRKDVETIGEEEPKSIVVTQKKIYYSPISSSTLKKRAHHFVANG, encoded by the coding sequence ATGTATATTCACTTGGGCGGAGAGAAGATTATCCGGGCAGCAGAGCTGGTGGCCATCTTCGATATTTCCATCGAGCAATCCTCCAAGCTGTCCAAGCAGTTCGTCGCGGGCGCGCGGGGACGCAAGGACGTTGAGACAATCGGCGAGGAAGAACCAAAATCCATAGTCGTCACGCAGAAGAAAATTTATTATTCGCCTATATCTTCCTCTACGCTTAAGAAACGAGCCCATCATTTCGTGGCGAATGGATAA
- a CDS encoding YidC/Oxa1 family membrane protein insertase: MLLRNTNRKWLLVVGLVMALGLLAGCVPADHTMDTPDLLEGNFWEKNVVYYFAITLDTFASWMGGSYVLAILLLTIVVRTLILPLTIKQFRSSKAMQALQPQMAEIKKKYKDNPQKQQEETMKLFQTHQVNPLAGCLPLIVQMPVFIALYNAIYWNKDIRTEEIFGVVLGEPSPWYFLPVLAALTTFIQSKMMQKQQTQQIPGMAMIMTIFPVLIFVMSLSFPAALPLYWVFSNTYTIVQNYFLYVRSSDKGKKEVLAK, translated from the coding sequence ATGTTGCTTCGGAATACAAATCGCAAATGGCTGCTCGTAGTCGGCTTGGTGATGGCGTTAGGCTTGCTTGCCGGCTGTGTGCCTGCAGACCATACCATGGACACCCCTGACTTATTGGAGGGCAACTTCTGGGAGAAAAACGTTGTTTATTATTTTGCCATTACGCTTGATACGTTCGCCAGCTGGATGGGCGGCTCTTACGTGCTTGCGATCCTGCTGCTTACGATTGTGGTGAGGACCTTGATTCTTCCGCTCACAATCAAGCAATTCCGCAGCTCCAAAGCGATGCAAGCGCTGCAGCCGCAGATGGCGGAGATCAAGAAGAAATATAAGGATAACCCGCAGAAGCAGCAGGAAGAGACGATGAAGCTCTTCCAGACGCACCAGGTGAATCCGCTGGCCGGCTGTCTGCCGCTGATCGTTCAGATGCCGGTGTTCATCGCACTGTATAACGCGATTTATTGGAACAAGGATATTCGGACGGAAGAAATTTTCGGCGTTGTTCTAGGTGAGCCGAGCCCATGGTACTTCCTGCCGGTGCTTGCCGCTCTGACAACGTTTATTCAATCCAAGATGATGCAGAAGCAGCAGACGCAGCAGATACCGGGCATGGCGATGATTATGACGATCTTCCCGGTGCTGATCTTCGTGATGTCGCTGTCCTTCCCGGCAGCCCTGCCGCTGTACTGGGTATTCAGTAACACGTATACCATCGTCCAAAACTATTTCCTATACGTACGTTCCTCAGACAAGGGTAAGAAGGAGGTCCTTGCGAAATGA
- the mnmE gene encoding tRNA uridine-5-carboxymethylaminomethyl(34) synthesis GTPase MnmE: MVHDTITAISTAVGEGGIAIIRISGPQAISGTDAIFKSKISLKDADTHTVHYGHIIDPASGEKVEEVLVTLMRGPRSFTAEDVVEINAHGGVIAVKKVLDAVLQQDGIRTAEPGEFTKRAFLNGRIDLMQAEAVIDLIRSKSDRAFSVARKQAEGALSKRIKALRQTVIELLAHIEVNIDYPEHDVEEMTSAYIREQCQSAIGEIDKLLKTASEGKILREGIMTAIVGRPNVGKSSLMNMLTQENKAIVTDIPGTTRDVIEQFVTLNAIPLRLLDTAGIRETSDVVERIGVERSRDALQEADLILFVLNYNEPLGEDDRQLLEQLRERSVIVIINKMDLPGQLELSEVERYVSADSIVRMSVLQERGLDALEATISEMFFEGQLEANDLTYVSNVRHIALLKRARQSLSDAIEATHAGIPIDVIQIDARQAWESLGEILGDEAGDSLIDQIFSQFCLGK; encoded by the coding sequence ATGGTGCATGATACGATAACGGCCATCTCCACAGCGGTGGGTGAAGGCGGCATTGCGATTATTCGCATTAGCGGACCGCAGGCGATCAGCGGGACGGATGCGATATTCAAGTCGAAAATAAGTCTAAAGGATGCGGATACGCATACCGTACATTACGGACATATTATAGATCCAGCCTCCGGCGAGAAGGTGGAGGAGGTGCTCGTTACGCTGATGCGAGGGCCGCGCTCCTTCACGGCGGAGGACGTTGTGGAGATTAACGCGCATGGCGGCGTTATTGCGGTGAAGAAGGTGCTTGACGCGGTGCTGCAGCAGGATGGCATACGTACGGCGGAGCCTGGCGAGTTCACCAAACGAGCGTTCTTGAACGGACGAATTGATCTGATGCAGGCGGAGGCAGTTATCGATCTGATCCGCTCCAAGTCGGATCGGGCGTTCTCGGTAGCGAGGAAGCAGGCAGAGGGGGCTTTGTCGAAGCGGATTAAGGCGCTGCGGCAGACCGTTATCGAGCTGCTGGCCCATATCGAGGTCAATATTGATTATCCGGAGCATGATGTTGAGGAGATGACGAGCGCGTATATTCGCGAGCAATGCCAATCGGCCATCGGCGAAATCGACAAGCTGCTCAAAACCGCAAGCGAGGGCAAAATATTGCGGGAAGGCATTATGACGGCCATCGTAGGCCGGCCGAATGTGGGCAAGTCATCGCTTATGAACATGCTGACGCAGGAGAACAAAGCTATCGTGACGGATATCCCCGGCACTACACGGGATGTCATTGAGCAATTTGTTACGTTGAACGCTATTCCGCTTCGCTTGCTGGATACGGCCGGCATTAGGGAGACCAGCGACGTGGTGGAGCGAATTGGCGTGGAGCGTTCGCGGGACGCGCTGCAGGAAGCGGATCTGATCCTGTTCGTGCTGAATTATAACGAGCCGCTGGGCGAGGATGACCGTCAGCTGCTGGAGCAGCTGAGGGAGCGATCGGTTATCGTTATTATTAATAAGATGGATCTGCCCGGGCAGCTGGAGCTGTCAGAGGTGGAGAGGTATGTGTCCGCCGACTCCATCGTCAGGATGTCGGTGCTGCAGGAGCGCGGCCTGGACGCGCTGGAAGCGACGATCAGCGAGATGTTCTTCGAGGGCCAACTTGAGGCGAATGACTTGACCTATGTGAGCAACGTCAGGCATATTGCGCTCCTTAAGCGGGCGAGACAATCGCTGTCTGATGCCATAGAAGCGACGCACGCGGGTATACCGATTGATGTGATTCAGATCGATGCGAGACAGGCTTGGGAGTCGCTAGGAGAAATTCTGGGCGATGAAGCGGGCGACTCGCTGATAGACCAAATATTTTCACAGTTCTGTCTTGGAAAGTAG
- the rpmH gene encoding 50S ribosomal protein L34, which produces MRPTFKPNVSKRAKVHGFRKRMSSKNGRKVLAARRQKGRKVLSA; this is translated from the coding sequence ATGAGACCTACATTTAAACCGAATGTTAGCAAACGCGCCAAGGTTCACGGCTTCCGTAAACGGATGAGCTCGAAGAACGGCCGTAAAGTACTGGCGGCTCGTCGTCAGAAGGGCAGAAAAGTACTGAGCGCGTAA
- the jag gene encoding RNA-binding cell elongation regulator Jag/EloR, which produces MKKIVASGKTIDDAVRNGLAQWQVTEDRVEVVVLEQPSKGLFGLFGAKEAKVELSLIPDPIEEAEQFLHEVAGTMGMSVRIDRNHTREGTLLSVSGGGDLGMLIGRRGGTLDALQYLTNIVANRYATSHLRIVLDAEDFRERRRKTLEELSDRLAGRVIRTRKEVVLEPMSSHERKVIHSQLQNHPKVKTFSKGDEPNRRVVIALR; this is translated from the coding sequence ATGAAGAAAATCGTTGCATCGGGCAAGACGATAGACGATGCGGTGCGGAATGGATTGGCCCAATGGCAAGTAACGGAAGATCGCGTGGAAGTTGTTGTATTGGAGCAGCCCTCCAAAGGACTGTTCGGATTGTTCGGCGCCAAGGAGGCGAAGGTAGAGCTGTCGCTTATACCGGATCCTATCGAGGAGGCCGAGCAATTCCTACATGAGGTAGCAGGAACAATGGGAATGTCCGTGCGTATCGATCGCAATCATACAAGAGAGGGAACGCTGCTGTCCGTATCGGGCGGCGGGGACCTCGGCATGCTGATCGGACGGCGGGGCGGAACGTTAGACGCTTTGCAGTACTTGACTAATATTGTGGCCAATCGTTATGCAACCAGCCATCTTCGTATCGTTCTCGATGCAGAGGATTTTCGCGAGCGTCGGCGCAAGACGTTGGAGGAGTTATCCGACCGTCTGGCGGGACGCGTCATTCGCACGAGAAAGGAAGTTGTTCTCGAGCCGATGTCATCGCATGAGCGCAAGGTTATCCATTCGCAGCTTCAGAATCACCCCAAGGTGAAAACCTTCAGTAAAGGCGACGAGCCGAATCGGCGTGTCGTCATTGCACTGAGGTAA
- the dnaA gene encoding chromosomal replication initiator protein DnaA, whose protein sequence is MDSHTYDLWQQVLSIIQTKLSKPSYDTWFKETKASFVDDSVLEITAPTTFAAEWLEGRYTKLIRSTLFDFLGRQVDVKFSIGEPKNSEQSVAQPPRPPKAPVNVEEPHINMLNPKYTFDTFVVGANNRFAHAASLAVAEAPAKVYNPLFLYGGVGLGKTHLMHAIGHYIMDHNPNTRVLYISSEKFTNEFINAIRDNQGESFRTKYRNIDVLLIDDIQFLAGKEQTQEEFFHTFNALHEERKHIVISSDRPPKEIPTLEDRLRSRFEWGLITDIQPPDLETRIAILRKKAKAENLDIPNEAMNYIANQINTNIRELEGALIRVVAYSSLINADITSHLAAEALKDIIPSGRPRMITMGDIQAKVGEFYGLRMEEFKARKRTKAVAFPRQIAMYLSRELTEFSLPKIGEAFGGRDHTTVIHAHEKISQQLKSDQELYKIVQNLTEKIKNQM, encoded by the coding sequence GTGGACAGCCATACTTACGATTTATGGCAACAAGTATTGTCAATCATCCAAACCAAGCTCAGTAAACCAAGTTACGATACCTGGTTCAAAGAAACGAAGGCTTCTTTTGTTGATGATTCCGTGCTTGAGATTACCGCGCCAACTACATTTGCGGCTGAATGGCTGGAGGGCCGCTATACAAAGCTCATCCGCTCAACCTTATTCGATTTTTTAGGAAGACAGGTCGACGTTAAATTTTCGATCGGGGAGCCCAAAAACTCGGAGCAGAGCGTCGCGCAGCCGCCGAGGCCGCCCAAAGCGCCCGTTAATGTCGAGGAGCCGCATATCAATATGCTGAACCCGAAGTATACGTTCGATACGTTCGTCGTAGGCGCGAATAACCGGTTTGCACACGCCGCCTCGCTTGCCGTCGCGGAAGCGCCGGCCAAGGTATACAATCCGCTCTTCCTGTATGGCGGAGTGGGTCTCGGCAAGACGCACCTCATGCATGCCATCGGGCATTATATTATGGATCATAACCCGAATACTCGGGTTCTTTATATCTCATCGGAGAAATTCACCAACGAGTTCATCAACGCGATCCGGGACAACCAGGGCGAGAGCTTCCGCACCAAGTACCGCAATATCGACGTTCTGCTCATTGACGATATTCAATTCCTGGCGGGCAAGGAGCAGACGCAGGAGGAGTTCTTCCATACCTTCAACGCGCTGCACGAGGAACGCAAGCATATCGTGATCTCCAGCGACCGTCCCCCTAAGGAAATTCCGACACTGGAGGATCGGCTGCGATCCCGCTTCGAGTGGGGTCTGATTACGGATATTCAGCCGCCTGACCTGGAGACCCGAATCGCGATCCTTCGCAAGAAAGCCAAAGCGGAGAATCTCGATATTCCGAACGAAGCGATGAACTATATCGCCAATCAGATCAACACGAATATTCGGGAGCTTGAGGGCGCGCTGATCCGCGTCGTCGCCTATTCCTCCCTTATCAATGCCGATATCACCTCGCATCTGGCCGCGGAAGCGCTGAAGGACATCATTCCGTCGGGACGCCCTAGAATGATTACGATGGGTGACATTCAAGCGAAGGTCGGCGAGTTCTATGGGCTGCGGATGGAGGAATTCAAAGCGCGCAAACGGACCAAGGCCGTCGCCTTCCCTAGGCAAATCGCTATGTACCTGTCCCGCGAGCTGACAGAGTTCTCCTTGCCGAAGATTGGCGAAGCGTTCGGGGGAAGAGACCATACCACGGTCATCCACGCCCATGAGAAGATATCGCAGCAGCTAAAGTCCGATCAGGAGCTCTACAAAATTGTGCAAAACCTGACAGAAAAAATTAAAAACCAAATGTGA